The following is a genomic window from Pochonia chlamydosporia 170 chromosome Unknown PCv3seq00017, whole genome shotgun sequence.
GAATCTCTTTCGCCTTCTACCACGCTTCGGACAAGATTGCCTCCGAGCGCCGCATCTTCAGCGCCCATTTTCCTCATCTTTTCCGGAGTGTGACCACCCAGATTGGTCGCCAGTAAGCCAGGGCTGATTGCAAAGGTCTTGACCCCATTATCCTTCAGTAGCTGATACCAAATCAACATGCACATATTGAGCGCCGCTTTGGAACACTTATATCCCTGATATGTAACAAGCCCATCTTTGGGCCAGCCAGCCTCGGGTCTTGGCGCCCAGGTAGGAATGAAATTCTTAAATGCTGCGCTGAGATTCGCATTGTTGGAACTGAAAAATAGCAGCCGTGCATTTGGGGAGTTGATGAGCAAAGGGGCGAAGTGGTATGTTGTAATCTGGGCACCCGTGACGTTGACATCATACGTGTTGTTGAAAATCGCCCTCAGGTTGGGACCATCTTGATCAAAAGTGCCATCGAAAGCAGCGCCTTGACGGATATTTATCAGTCTTGGATTATGGTTGGCATGAAGTGAGTTCTAAATGTACCTGCATTGTTTATCAGGACATTGATCCATCCAAACTTGTCCTCGACATACTTCACTGCGGCCTTGATGGAGGCATCGTTGGTCACATCAATCTGTATTACTTCAACGGTACTAGAGGACGGTCGTAGGAGCCCCTCGAGCCTGTCTCTTGCAGCATATGCCTTTGGAAGCTCACGACTACCCATAAATATGTGATATGTCTGTTTCTTTGACTGAATCAGTGCCTTTACAGTCTCATAGCCAATGCCAGTGTTGGCACCAGTAATGAAGACAATTTTTGTGTCCATGATGTTTGATCTGAAAATACGCTGGGGGAAACAAGTCCGGATATAAGTAGCTCGATAAGCCGTTTGCGGTGTATGGCCTTTGCGTGAAGTTCGAATACGCCTAGGAGTTTGGCTCGGTTATAGGAAGCTCTGGTAAAATTTGCAGCTGAATAGTTACAGTTGAATATCCCCTACGTACATTTGGGCTCGGAATATGGCTCAAGATGTGCGGGGAATAGTCCCTACCTTGTAAAGTGTGGACATAAGTGAGCTTTGACAGTATTAGAAAGCCGTGATCGCAGAGAGGTCTTACATTGATGGCTCATGCTCCCTAAATGGTCCTGGCTTAGTGTTGGCTATGGTCGGCAACCATAGAGCAGCCAGGCACAATGGGAGGATGAATTTCGCGAACTTGATGACTTTCAATTCTCTAGAGAGTTTGTAGTGTAGGATTTCTCGACATAGGAGTTGTAAGATTCTAGGGGATGAAACTTCAAAGTGTCCACCAGTGACATGTAGTAGATAGCTCTACTCGCAAAGAATACATGAATGCTAACAAGTGATCTATGACCCGCCATTCTATGAGACTCAAGCCAATTTGAGAGGGCGCTTTGTTAGAAACTCTTCAAATGTCGTGAGTCTTCCCTTGGTGTCTCGAGCTGCTGAGGCAACCAGTCTCTCTGTATCGGCACCGTAATACCCAAACTCCTCGAAGTAACTCATTGTCTGCACGAGCACATCGCCGCCAAATGGCACAGATGCTTCATACTCTTCTGCCGAGATCTGTCTGTAAACTACATCTTTCCCTGTAGCTCTGCCGATGGTATGCGCAATCTCTTCCAGGCTGTAAAGTCGATCCGCGCCGCAGATTACTTGTCCGTTGTACTTGTCAGGACTAATAAGTATTGCCCCGATGAACTTTCCTGTATCACCTCCTGCATCCACAAGCGGAACCCTGGTCTGTGGTGAGATGTGCAAAGCCATGATGTAGGTATTGCTCTCGTCACTTGCCTTTCTGGGAGAGGCTACGGTGATGTAGTTGTCCATAAAGGAGCCCGGAGAATAGAAAGTGCTCTTGATTGGCAAGCTTCGAATATAAGATTCCACTCTGGCTTTTGCGTCAAACATTGTGACCTTTGTATATCTGCCCCCTGAAATGTCAGAGATAGATGGCAAGCTGCTGAAAATGATATGCTGTACTCCCTTTTGCAAAGAAAGGTCGACAACATTTTTGGCTGATTCAAATTCAGTTTGAAGAGCATTGGGGCCAAAATCAGGTACAGTCACAAGGAAGACTGTGTGTGTTCCTGTCAATGCGTCATTGAGGGAGCTACGATCCGTGACATCCCCACGAacgacttcaatgtt
Proteins encoded in this region:
- a CDS encoding short chain dehydrogenase (similar to Metarhizium acridum CQMa 102 XP_007816025.1); the encoded protein is MDTKIVFITGANTGIGYETVKALIQSKKQTYHIFMGSRELPKAYAARDRLEGLLRPSSSTVEVIQIDVTNDASIKAAVKYVEDKFGWINVLINNAGAAFDGTFDQDGPNLRAIFNNTYDVNVTGAQITTYHFAPLLINSPNARLLFFSSNNANLSAAFKNFIPTWAPRPEAGWPKDGLVTYQGYKCSKAALNMCMLIWYQLLKDNGVKTFAISPGLLATNLGGHTPEKMRKMGAEDAALGGNLVRSVVEGERDSDVGRVITRDGVQDW
- a CDS encoding hscarg dehydrogenase (similar to Metarhizium acridum CQMa 102 XP_007816026.1), coding for MSQILTVFGSTGQQGGSVIDFVLNDPELYRRYKLRAITRNPDSEKSQQLKSRNIEVVRGDVTDRSSLNDALTGTHTVFLVTVPDFGPNALQTEFESAKNVVDLSLQKGVQHIIFSSLPSISDISGGRYTKVTMFDAKARVESYIRSLPIKSTFYSPGSFMDNYITVASPRKASDESNTYIMALHISPQTRVPLVDAGGDTGKFIGAILISPDKYNGQVICGADRLYSLEEIAHTIGRATGKDVVYRQISAEEYEASVPFGGDVLVQTMSYFEEFGYYGADTERLVASAARDTKGRLTTFEEFLTKRPLKLA